One Deinococcus radiotolerans genomic window carries:
- the thpR gene encoding RNA 2',3'-cyclic phosphodiesterase, giving the protein MTDPRPKRPARPTSKPANKTGPKSGGRPGPKAAGKGRGAPDTHTPTTQRLFFALAVPADVTPALVAAQSKLRGNWRSVTADQMHVTLAYLPAVPHDRVDDLKKLGTRLFTDAAPLDLKLRGTGYFPNEGSPRVWFVKVEAEGLNELAAALREGIQALGLSTEDLPFKAHVTLARKKGPAPRVPPLLFPHHWTAGSAGLHRSILRKTGPIHETVSTFRLRGTPATPAPATEPAPDEALQETP; this is encoded by the coding sequence ATGACCGACCCCCGCCCGAAACGCCCTGCCCGTCCCACCAGCAAGCCCGCAAATAAAACCGGACCCAAATCTGGAGGCAGACCCGGTCCGAAAGCCGCCGGGAAGGGACGCGGCGCGCCGGACACCCACACGCCCACCACCCAGCGCCTCTTCTTCGCACTGGCCGTCCCGGCCGACGTCACGCCCGCGCTCGTCGCGGCGCAGAGCAAGCTACGGGGCAACTGGCGCTCGGTAACCGCAGACCAGATGCACGTCACGCTGGCGTACCTCCCGGCCGTCCCGCACGACCGGGTGGACGACCTGAAGAAGCTCGGCACGCGCCTCTTCACGGACGCCGCGCCGCTGGACCTGAAGCTGCGCGGCACCGGGTACTTCCCCAACGAGGGCAGCCCCCGCGTGTGGTTCGTGAAGGTCGAAGCCGAGGGCCTGAACGAACTGGCCGCCGCGCTGCGCGAGGGCATCCAGGCGCTCGGCCTAAGCACCGAAGACCTGCCCTTCAAGGCGCACGTCACGCTGGCCCGCAAGAAGGGCCCGGCGCCGCGCGTGCCTCCCCTCCTCTTCCCCCACCACTGGACGGCCGGCAGCGCCGGGCTGCACCGCAGCATCCTGCGCAAGACCGGTCCCATTCATGAAACCGTCAGCACCTTCCGCCTGCGCGGCACCCCCGCCACCCCCGCCCCCGCGACCGAACCGGCCCCGGACGAGGCTCTTCAGGAGACGCCATGA
- a CDS encoding Fur family transcriptional regulator, translating into MTMVRQTKQRAAVIEVLRAARSHPDAAWIHAQVREQLPSVSLGTVYRTLDALVRDGVVVTLERAGQATRYDYKHEGDAHHHAVCRSCGAIFDVDAGDVPAVPASALPAGFQVTDVRLEFMGVCPTCQTQH; encoded by the coding sequence ATGACGATGGTGCGCCAGACCAAGCAGCGGGCAGCGGTGATCGAGGTGCTGCGCGCGGCCCGGTCCCACCCGGACGCCGCCTGGATTCACGCGCAGGTCCGCGAGCAGCTGCCCAGCGTCAGCCTGGGCACCGTGTACCGCACCCTGGACGCCCTGGTCCGCGACGGCGTGGTGGTCACGCTGGAACGCGCCGGGCAGGCCACCCGCTACGACTACAAGCACGAGGGCGACGCCCACCACCACGCCGTATGCCGCAGTTGCGGCGCGATCTTCGACGTGGACGCCGGAGACGTGCCCGCCGTGCCCGCCTCGGCCCTGCCCGCCGGGTTTCAGGTCACCGACGTGCGCCTGGAATTCATGGGCGTGTGCCCCACCTGCCAGACGCAGCACTGA
- the recA gene encoding recombinase RecA has translation MSKEKDIAATPTDAKERAKAIETAMSQIEKAFGKGSIMKLGAESKLDVQAVSTGSLSLDLALGVGGVPKGRITEIYGPESGGKTTLALSIVAQSQKAGGTCAFIDAEHALDPVYARSLGVNTDELLVSQPDNGEQALEIMELLVRSGAVDVVVVDSVAALTPRAEIEGEMGDSLPGLQARLMSQALRKLTAILSKTGTAAIFINQVREKIGVMYGNPETTTGGRALKFYSSVRLDVRKIGQPVKMGNDAIGNTVKVKTVKNKVAPPFKEVELTLMYGKGFDQLSDLVTLASDMDIIKKAGSFYSYGDERIGQGKEKAIAYIAERPEMEAEIRTRVLGAIKEGRDPLAAVPTVAE, from the coding sequence ATGAGCAAAGAAAAAGACATCGCCGCCACCCCCACCGACGCCAAGGAACGCGCCAAGGCCATCGAGACGGCCATGAGCCAGATCGAGAAGGCGTTCGGCAAGGGCAGCATCATGAAGCTCGGCGCCGAGAGCAAACTCGACGTGCAGGCCGTCAGCACCGGCAGCCTGTCACTGGACCTCGCGCTGGGCGTGGGCGGCGTGCCCAAGGGCCGCATCACCGAGATCTACGGCCCGGAATCCGGCGGCAAGACCACCCTGGCGCTGAGCATCGTCGCACAGTCCCAGAAGGCCGGCGGCACCTGCGCGTTCATTGACGCCGAGCACGCCCTGGACCCCGTGTACGCCCGCAGCCTGGGCGTGAACACCGACGAACTGCTCGTCTCGCAGCCCGACAACGGCGAGCAGGCGCTGGAGATCATGGAACTCCTCGTCCGCAGCGGCGCCGTGGACGTCGTCGTCGTGGACTCCGTGGCTGCTCTGACGCCCCGCGCGGAAATCGAGGGCGAGATGGGCGACAGCCTCCCCGGCCTCCAGGCCCGCCTGATGAGCCAGGCGCTGCGCAAACTCACCGCGATCCTCAGCAAGACCGGCACCGCCGCCATCTTCATCAACCAGGTGCGCGAGAAGATCGGTGTGATGTACGGCAACCCCGAAACCACCACCGGCGGCCGCGCCCTGAAGTTCTACTCCAGCGTGCGCCTGGACGTCCGCAAGATCGGCCAGCCCGTCAAGATGGGCAACGACGCCATCGGCAACACCGTGAAGGTCAAGACCGTGAAGAACAAGGTCGCGCCGCCCTTCAAGGAAGTCGAACTGACCCTGATGTACGGCAAGGGCTTCGACCAGCTCAGTGACCTCGTGACGCTCGCCAGCGACATGGACATCATCAAGAAGGCCGGCAGCTTCTACTCCTATGGAGACGAGCGCATCGGCCAGGGCAAGGAAAAGGCCATCGCGTACATCGCCGAGCGGCCCGAAATGGAAGCCGAGATCCGCACCCGCGTCCTCGGCGCAATCAAGGAAGGCCGCGACCCGCTCGCCGCCGTGCCCACCGTCGCCGAGTGA
- a CDS encoding CinA family nicotinamide mononucleotide deamidase-related protein, whose amino-acid sequence MPIAEIISVGTELLFGEIVDSNAAFLARELGARGVTLHRKTVVGDNLDRLRAAIELALGRADLLLLGGGLGPTDDDLTREAIAAALNETPQEDEAQLTHLRGLFEARGRAMPDTNRKQAWLIPSAEALANPVGTAPGWFVRTTWNGQPKLIAALPGPPREMRRMWAEQVLPRLPLPSAALEHVTLHTHGIGESLIAERLGHLTRQANPSVATYARLTGVDVRVAASAPTPDEARAQLTPVLSEVRDLLREWTWGANDQTLAGTVQAALAGRTLGVIEAGSAGVLCTLLAEQPGFLDAAVTQDHRRLITLGLTPVTLQEGGLVSEAGARELAAGAREHLGADLGLAVVVSTQGEQAGRAHVALSDGARVAVAGVNWPGDPAQLRERAAVAALALAARTLPGWTP is encoded by the coding sequence ATGCCCATAGCAGAAATCATCAGTGTAGGTACCGAGTTGCTGTTCGGCGAGATCGTCGACAGCAACGCCGCGTTCCTCGCCCGTGAACTGGGCGCGCGCGGCGTGACCCTGCACCGCAAAACCGTCGTCGGGGACAACCTGGATCGCCTGCGGGCCGCCATCGAACTGGCGCTGGGCCGCGCCGACCTGCTGCTGCTGGGCGGCGGCCTGGGTCCCACCGACGACGACCTGACCCGCGAGGCCATCGCCGCCGCCCTGAACGAAACGCCGCAGGAGGACGAGGCGCAGCTGACCCACCTGCGCGGCCTGTTCGAGGCGCGCGGCCGGGCCATGCCCGACACGAACCGCAAGCAGGCCTGGCTGATCCCGTCCGCCGAGGCGCTGGCCAACCCGGTCGGGACCGCGCCCGGCTGGTTTGTCCGCACCACATGGAATGGGCAGCCGAAGCTGATCGCGGCGCTGCCGGGGCCGCCCCGCGAGATGCGGCGCATGTGGGCCGAGCAGGTGCTGCCGCGCCTGCCGCTGCCCAGCGCCGCGCTGGAGCACGTCACCCTCCACACGCACGGCATCGGCGAGAGCCTAATCGCCGAGCGGCTGGGTCACCTGACCCGGCAGGCGAACCCCAGCGTCGCCACGTACGCCCGCCTGACCGGCGTGGACGTCCGCGTGGCGGCCAGCGCCCCCACCCCCGACGAGGCCCGCGCGCAGCTGACGCCCGTGCTGAGCGAAGTCCGGGACCTGTTGCGCGAGTGGACCTGGGGCGCGAACGACCAGACTCTGGCGGGCACCGTGCAGGCCGCGCTGGCCGGGCGCACGCTGGGCGTCATCGAGGCGGGCAGCGCGGGTGTGCTGTGCACCCTGCTGGCCGAGCAGCCGGGCTTCCTGGACGCGGCGGTCACGCAGGATCACCGCCGCCTGATCACGCTGGGCCTGACCCCCGTGACCTTGCAGGAAGGCGGGCTGGTCAGCGAGGCGGGCGCCCGCGAGCTGGCCGCCGGGGCGCGCGAGCACCTGGGGGCCGACCTGGGCCTCGCGGTGGTCGTGAGCACGCAGGGCGAGCAGGCCGGGCGCGCGCACGTCGCCCTGAGTGACGGCGCGCGGGTGGCCGTGGCGGGCGTGAACTGGCCGGGCGATCCGGCGCAGCTGCGCGAACGGGCCGCAGTGGCAGCGCTGGCCCTCGCGGCCCGCACCCTGCCAGGATGGACCCCATGA
- a CDS encoding biotin transporter BioY: protein MTLTHPTLARQLAPTPSLLRDVLLVVGGAAFVALLAQAEVPLKPVPMTLQTLGVLLVGAALGWKRALAALAVYVAAGAAGLHVLSGGSAGLMNAAGTGMRASVGYLFSYPLAAALVGFLVERYALDRKFLGTCLAMLAGSALIYAVGLPVLGALTGLKGGALLTAGLTPFIIGDTIKLLLAALLLPTAWKIIRK, encoded by the coding sequence ATGACCCTGACCCACCCCACCCTCGCCCGTCAGCTCGCCCCCACCCCCAGCCTCCTGCGCGACGTGCTGCTCGTCGTGGGCGGCGCCGCCTTCGTCGCCCTGCTCGCCCAGGCAGAGGTGCCGCTGAAGCCCGTCCCGATGACCCTCCAGACGCTCGGCGTGCTGCTCGTGGGCGCCGCGCTCGGCTGGAAACGCGCCCTGGCCGCCCTGGCCGTGTACGTCGCGGCCGGAGCGGCCGGACTGCACGTCCTCTCCGGCGGCTCCGCTGGCCTGATGAACGCCGCCGGCACGGGAATGCGCGCCAGCGTCGGCTACCTGTTCAGCTACCCGCTGGCCGCCGCCCTCGTCGGCTTCCTCGTGGAACGCTACGCGCTGGACCGCAAGTTCCTGGGCACCTGCCTCGCCATGCTCGCGGGCAGCGCCCTCATCTACGCCGTGGGCCTCCCCGTGCTGGGCGCCCTGACCGGCCTGAAGGGCGGCGCGCTCCTAACCGCCGGCCTGACCCCCTTCATCATCGGGGACACCATCAAGCTGCTTCTGGCTGCGCTGCTGCTGCCCACCGCCTGGAAGATCATCCGCAAATAA
- a CDS encoding biotin--[acetyl-CoA-carboxylase] ligase, with protein MPERLLPLLSAQPQTGDALGARLGVNRVTVNTLARRLQEDGVPVQVSRAGYALPPDAPAPALVTPTGDLGAAHRYHGTVTSTQDALRAWADDAANPAPHGAVLTAERQTAGRGRRGRTWDTTHGTLVFSVLLRHGPGGGPLSLPHLALLPLAGGVALARAAGVGGLKWPNDLLAPDRRKLAGILLEADLRGEEARRAVLGIGVNVSAAPEGAAHLREFRPDLTRAQLLTDVLRELHTWLAAPPDEVLHAWRAASVTLGQPVRVQTPQGPVDGTALDLDPSGSLIVQTPAGPLTVGAGDVQLIGTLT; from the coding sequence ATGCCCGAGCGCCTCCTGCCTCTCCTGAGCGCCCAGCCCCAGACCGGGGACGCGCTGGGCGCGCGGCTCGGCGTGAACCGCGTCACCGTGAACACGCTGGCCCGCCGCCTTCAGGAGGACGGGGTGCCCGTGCAGGTCAGCCGCGCCGGGTACGCCCTGCCCCCAGACGCGCCCGCCCCGGCGCTCGTGACCCCCACGGGCGACCTGGGCGCCGCGCACCGCTACCACGGCACCGTGACCAGCACCCAGGACGCCCTGCGCGCCTGGGCGGACGACGCGGCCAACCCCGCCCCGCACGGCGCGGTGCTGACCGCCGAACGGCAGACCGCCGGGCGCGGCCGGCGCGGCCGCACCTGGGACACCACGCACGGCACCCTGGTCTTCAGCGTGCTGCTGCGGCACGGCCCTGGTGGCGGCCCCCTGAGTCTCCCGCACCTGGCGCTGCTGCCCCTGGCGGGGGGCGTCGCGCTGGCCCGCGCGGCGGGCGTGGGCGGCCTGAAATGGCCGAACGACCTGCTCGCCCCGGACCGCCGCAAACTGGCGGGCATTCTGCTCGAAGCCGACCTGCGCGGCGAGGAAGCGCGCCGGGCGGTGCTGGGCATCGGCGTGAACGTCAGCGCCGCGCCGGAGGGGGCCGCGCACCTGCGTGAGTTCCGCCCGGACTTGACCCGCGCGCAGCTCCTGACGGACGTGCTGCGGGAACTGCACACGTGGCTGGCCGCCCCACCGGACGAGGTCCTGCACGCGTGGCGCGCGGCCAGCGTCACGCTGGGCCAGCCCGTGCGCGTGCAGACCCCGCAGGGCCCCGTGGATGGCACCGCCCTCGACCTCGACCCCAGCGGCAGCCTGATCGTGCAGACGCCCGCCGGACCCCTCACCGTCGGCGCGGGCGACGTGCAGCTCATCGGCACCCTCACCTGA